One window of the Strix uralensis isolate ZFMK-TIS-50842 chromosome 3, bStrUra1, whole genome shotgun sequence genome contains the following:
- the TDRP gene encoding testis development-related protein isoform X1, translating into MWKLNKSSKVLLDDSPEEEETRPRGPPPAAACAAAAFAAPQNKDQFLHDEVSSSVSQLATKERALAAGTQPALFQKVSILCRLMELLHSQLHSTQEVQGASFRGWKEVTSMFNKDDEQQLLAGCKSPKSKGTNLKLKEEMKSEKKTGFWDSLVIKQNVQSRKPDEIEGWEPPQITAADSASDAATTLSDYTAWSGWEDETKGSTKYTNLASSGNSSRWSIKSAGKLVSIRRQSKGNLTDNWEELE; encoded by the exons ATGTGGAAGCTCAACAAGAGCAGCAAAGTTCTGCTGGACGACTCGCCCGAGGAGGAGGAGACGCGTCCCCGcggcccgccgccggccgccgcctgCGCCGCCGCTGCCTTCGCGGCCCCCCAG AATAAAGACCAGTTTCTTCATGATGAAGTTTCATCTTCAGTGTCACAACTTGCAACAAAG GAAAGAGCTCTTGCTGCAGGAACCCAACCTGCTCTTTTTCAAAAAGTGTCCATCCTCTGCAGGCTGATGGAGCTGCTGCActcccagctgcacagcacaCAAGAG GTTCAAGGTGCAAGTTTTCGGGGTTGGAAGGAAGTGACGTCTATGTTCAATAAAGATGATGAACAGCAATTGCTAGCAGGGTGCAAGTCTCCAAAATCCAAAGG AACAAACCTAAAGCTAAAGGAAGAGATGAAGTCTGAAAAGAAGACAGGTTTTTGGGACAGTTTGGTGATAAAGCAGAATGTCCAGTCTAGGAAACCAGATGAGATTGAGGGATGGGAACCGCCGCAGATTACCGCTGCTGACTCTGCCAGTGATGCAGCAACTACTTTAAGTGACTATACAGCCTGGTCAGGCTGGGAAGATGAAACCAAAGGCTCCACAAAATATACAAACCTGGCCAGCTCAGGAAACAGTTCCAGGTGGAGTATCAAATCAGCTGGAAAGCTGGTTAGTATTAGACGTCAAAGCAAAGGTAACCTTACTGACAACTGGGAAGAACTAGAATGA
- the TDRP gene encoding testis development-related protein isoform X2, with protein sequence MWKLNKSSKVLLDDSPEEEETRPRGPPPAAACAAAAFAAPQNKDQFLHDEVSSSVSQLATKVQGASFRGWKEVTSMFNKDDEQQLLAGCKSPKSKGTNLKLKEEMKSEKKTGFWDSLVIKQNVQSRKPDEIEGWEPPQITAADSASDAATTLSDYTAWSGWEDETKGSTKYTNLASSGNSSRWSIKSAGKLVSIRRQSKGNLTDNWEELE encoded by the exons ATGTGGAAGCTCAACAAGAGCAGCAAAGTTCTGCTGGACGACTCGCCCGAGGAGGAGGAGACGCGTCCCCGcggcccgccgccggccgccgcctgCGCCGCCGCTGCCTTCGCGGCCCCCCAG AATAAAGACCAGTTTCTTCATGATGAAGTTTCATCTTCAGTGTCACAACTTGCAACAAAG GTTCAAGGTGCAAGTTTTCGGGGTTGGAAGGAAGTGACGTCTATGTTCAATAAAGATGATGAACAGCAATTGCTAGCAGGGTGCAAGTCTCCAAAATCCAAAGG AACAAACCTAAAGCTAAAGGAAGAGATGAAGTCTGAAAAGAAGACAGGTTTTTGGGACAGTTTGGTGATAAAGCAGAATGTCCAGTCTAGGAAACCAGATGAGATTGAGGGATGGGAACCGCCGCAGATTACCGCTGCTGACTCTGCCAGTGATGCAGCAACTACTTTAAGTGACTATACAGCCTGGTCAGGCTGGGAAGATGAAACCAAAGGCTCCACAAAATATACAAACCTGGCCAGCTCAGGAAACAGTTCCAGGTGGAGTATCAAATCAGCTGGAAAGCTGGTTAGTATTAGACGTCAAAGCAAAGGTAACCTTACTGACAACTGGGAAGAACTAGAATGA
- the TDRP gene encoding testis development-related protein isoform X3, which produces MWKLNKSSKVLLDDSPEEEETRPRGPPPAAACAAAAFAAPQVQGASFRGWKEVTSMFNKDDEQQLLAGCKSPKSKGTNLKLKEEMKSEKKTGFWDSLVIKQNVQSRKPDEIEGWEPPQITAADSASDAATTLSDYTAWSGWEDETKGSTKYTNLASSGNSSRWSIKSAGKLVSIRRQSKGNLTDNWEELE; this is translated from the exons ATGTGGAAGCTCAACAAGAGCAGCAAAGTTCTGCTGGACGACTCGCCCGAGGAGGAGGAGACGCGTCCCCGcggcccgccgccggccgccgcctgCGCCGCCGCTGCCTTCGCGGCCCCCCAG GTTCAAGGTGCAAGTTTTCGGGGTTGGAAGGAAGTGACGTCTATGTTCAATAAAGATGATGAACAGCAATTGCTAGCAGGGTGCAAGTCTCCAAAATCCAAAGG AACAAACCTAAAGCTAAAGGAAGAGATGAAGTCTGAAAAGAAGACAGGTTTTTGGGACAGTTTGGTGATAAAGCAGAATGTCCAGTCTAGGAAACCAGATGAGATTGAGGGATGGGAACCGCCGCAGATTACCGCTGCTGACTCTGCCAGTGATGCAGCAACTACTTTAAGTGACTATACAGCCTGGTCAGGCTGGGAAGATGAAACCAAAGGCTCCACAAAATATACAAACCTGGCCAGCTCAGGAAACAGTTCCAGGTGGAGTATCAAATCAGCTGGAAAGCTGGTTAGTATTAGACGTCAAAGCAAAGGTAACCTTACTGACAACTGGGAAGAACTAGAATGA